From a region of the Tachysurus fulvidraco isolate hzauxx_2018 chromosome 5, HZAU_PFXX_2.0, whole genome shotgun sequence genome:
- the LOC113649500 gene encoding zinc finger protein OZF-like: MSSDSLHLSYTGVNVDREVHQCSLCEKSFSRKSYLRKHQIVHVKEKPFHCSQCGKSFSKNSYLRNHQSVHAEEKPYHCLQCGKSYPEMSKLKRHQRVHAEEKPHHCSQCGKSFYQKNKLKNHQLVHTKEKPYHCLECGKGFSENRKFKVHMRIHTGENLYYCLQCGKSFNYQTNLRRHQRIHSGEKPYQCNECGMCFTQSSHLQKHQYVHTGEKLFHCSQCGKKFSQQVALQTHQRIHTGEKPHQCIDCGKAFSEKIRLIKHQRLHTGDKPHKCLECGKAFSEKIRLIKHQRLHTGDKPHKCLECGKAFIEISRLVKHQLTHVSEKPYQCSQCGKGFIQNSSLQQHLQIHTGEKPYHCSECGRDFRHKCNFQQHQLIHTGEKPYHCSVCAKSFRQRNSLIQHQRIHTGDRYCCSECGKSFTQKHSLHVHQRIHTGQKAYFCSVCCKSFSTHTTFQRHKHAKTHENENTLQFSTESAENN; the protein is encoded by the coding sequence ATGTCATCTGATTCTCTGCATTTATCATATACTGGTGTTAATGTGGACAGAGAAGTTCACCAGTGCTCACTGTGTGAGAAGAGTTTCAGTAGAAAGAGTTATCTCAGAAAACACCAGATTGTTCATGTAAAAGAGAAGCCGTTTCACTGCtcacagtgtgggaagagtttcaGTAAAAACAGTTATCTCAGAAATCACCAGTCTGTTCATGCAGAAGAGAAGCCGTATCACTGCTTACAGTGTGGGAAAAGTTACCCTGAAATGAGTAAGCTCAAGAGACACCAGCGTGTTCATGCAGAAGAGAAGCCACATCACTGCtcacagtgtgggaagagtttctATCAAAAGAATAAGCTCAAGAATCACCAGCTTGTTCACACAAAAGAGAAGCCATACCACTGTTTAGAGTGTGGGAAAGGTTTTAGTGAAAACAGGAAGTTCAAAGTACATATGCGTATTCACACAGGTGAGAACCTGTATTACTGTTTACAGTGTGGTAAAAGCTTTAATTACCAAACTAATCTCCGGcgacaccagcgcattcactcAGGGGAGAAACCGTATCAGTGCAATGAATGTGGGATGTGTTTTACACAAAGCAGTCATCTCCAAAAGCACCAATACGTTCACACTGGGGAGAAGCTGTTTCACTGTTcacagtgtggaaaaaaatttaGTCAACAGGTCGCTCTCCAAAcccaccagcgcattcacacaggagaaaagCCTCATCAATGCATAGACTGTGGAAAAGCTTTTAGTGAGAAGATCCGTCTCATAAAACATCAGCGTCTTCACACAGGAGACAAACCACATAAGTGCTTAGAGTGTGGAAAAGCTTTTAGTGAGAAGATCCGTCTCATAAAACATCAGCGTCTTCACACAGGAGATAAACCACATAAGTGCTTAGAGTGTGGAAAAGCTTTTATTGAGATCAGTCGCTTAGTAAAACACCAGCTTACTCACGTCAGTGAGAAACCATATCAGTGCTCACAATGTGGGAAGGGTTTTATACAAAACAGTTCTCTTCAGCAACATCTCCAGATTCATACAGGAGAGAAGCCATATCACTGCTCAGAGTGTGGAAGGGATTTTAGACATAAGTGTAATTTCCAACAGCACCAACTAATTCACACTGGAGAGAAGCCTTATCACTGttcagtgtgtgcaaagagTTTTAGGCAAAGAAATAGTCTCATCCagcaccagcgcattcacacaggagacaGATACTGCTGCTCAGaatgtgggaagagttttacacaaAAGCATTCTCTTCATGTTCACCAACGCATTCACACTGGACAGAAAGCTTATTTCTGCTCAGTGTGTTGTAAGAGttttagcacacacacaacttttcaAAGACACAAGCACGCTAAAACACATGAGAATGAAAACACGTTGCAGTTTTCAACAGAAAGTGCTGAAAACaactag